In Mytilus edulis chromosome 8, xbMytEdul2.2, whole genome shotgun sequence, the genomic window CTGGTCATAAAGTTAAATGTGTCACAATCGGTCGAAACTCAAATATATACTTCCCGTATGCGGACGTTGTAAAAACCATATTATGTTTATCTAATGGATGTGCAATAAACATGCAGGTAAGAAAtcttcatttcaattcatttcacTGATGTATGAAATATTCGTTTTGAAAATAGAGTAAGGGGAAAGGTGCATACATAATCTTTAAATGATATAGGAGCCACAATCATGTTCTTATATTTGTATCGACTATACTTTTGAAtccttttcatattttataaatacatgtacacatgtatttATTTACAGTAAGATGTTGAAAGTCTATTGGCTTCCTATAATTCTACGCGTTGCATTGAAATACTCGATTTAAAGCGCACACTTAAACGAATTATACATATCAACGTAACAGCTGTTGAACAGGTCAATAAAAAAAGACACATCTTGGAGCACAAATGCACGTCGAATAACTCAACCCTTTCTCTTGACTAGTTAATActttgtacacattttgtttgggGACCAGCTGAAGCCCTTCTCCGGTCGCAGCATTTTctagctgtgttgaagacccattggttgcatTCGCTTGTTTTTTGcgctttggtcgggttgttatctctttgccGCATTCgatcccatttccattcttaattttagcTATAATTCCctttctttcatttctttttttcttacttatttatatatgtttactAAAAACTGCTATGATACTTAATGACCCAGTATTCTGATTGCAAGTGTCAATATCATGGAAATCTCTTAGTTATAGCagtaaatttgtaaaagaaaaaaaaccgaaaaccaaattaaaaggGACGTGCAGCACAACAGTTGCATTATGTCGACTCCTTGGTTCCAGCGATAGTTGTGCATAAGGGTTTGGATGAGGTTTACACAAAGGAGAATAATAGGGAAAAAGTGTATAATTAACATCTTTGAAATATAGAGATGAGCGAAAAgagtaaagaatagagaataaaagggtgctcaaatataaagaataatggcaaaataaataaagaatagagagggaaatgattaaagaataaagaaattaaaGATCACACATTCATACAGACCCTAATGCATACATCCTGTAATGCCTGCAAACAAATATCATcattcaaaactcaccctgtgtgatcTACAAAACACAACGAGGAAACTGAATTACTAGACtgaggggggtaggaggggtcctgatcccgaaatcccgggcttaaaaacacgaaatcccgaggtctcgaatttaaataaagttaaatcccggatcccgaaatttaaaaaaaagaattcccggatcccgaaggagtaaatcccgaaatcccgagcttaaaaacaccagatcccggagtcccgataaatgTCCTATCCCCCCCTCTAGACTTAACATAAACtgaattaaattgaaaattgaaatttctatTCCTTGTCAGATTGGTTCATCTATAAAATGACTGATTTTGACGATTCACATATTTATGAAACTGTGTCACATAAGAAAATGacgaagaaagaaaagaaagaaaagaagaaacAAGACGAATCTCTGATCCGAAAGCTAAGACAACAATGTGATGAATTGGAAGTTCAGCTTAGTTTAAAGAAAGATATTCTTGAAAAAACTGACAAGAAAAATTCCAAATTGTTCGACGAAAACAAGAAATTGAAATATGATATTAATATATTAGAACTAGACAAAGATGAAGTCATAGCAAggtatgatgtttttttttatgaaaacaatttATCAGAGTATATACAAATAGAATGTTAAAAATCaggatatatatacatgtatatgaaaggAAGTTATAGGGTGAATATATCGGTAAAACAAACTGTTCCTGTTATGCTTTCGATATTGATTGTATTCATATTGATAACCTTTGACCAATAAAGACTTTTAGTATATATGCTCTAAGTTAACTTATAATCCAATATAAAACTACAGGATACCGAAACTAGTTTGATATATAATACAAGCGCCTTTAGAAAATGTATATCTAATTACCAGTAAAtgctaataaataataaaatggtagtttaaacatgttttatagttcagaatataaaaaaaggacGAGACACAAGTTTGACACCTAGCTATAATAGAGAACAATACAAAAAACTCAAAAAGAGGCTGTCGATTATCCTGTAAAGAACACCAGTACACAATACGGTTAAAACAAAGATAGACAAATGAAGAATCGAATTACCTGATTTTAATATCAATTTCTGAGTTTCGGAATTATACTGGATTTGCTTTGAGTATTTGCAACTGGACGGTTAGCAAAATCAATTCAATCAATCTGAGTATCTTGGCAATTATAAGGAACATAGTTCACACTCTAGTCCTTTGCcgatttaaaacaataaaatctcaACATATAGAGTACTATATATAAAGTCAGTGcaggaaaaataaatttgattaataaataactttttatgagtttaaatgtgaAGGCACTTAATTTCTCTTTAGATTGTTGAAAGCCATTACTTTTCAACAAGACTAtaatttgcgcctgtcccaagtcaggagcctctggcctttgttagtcttgtatgattttaaattttagtttcttgtgtataattcggagtttagtatgacgtccattatcactgtactattatgcatattttaggggccagctgaaggacacctacgggtgcgggaattctcgctacattgaagacccattggttgccttcggctgttgtttgctctgtggtcgggtggttgtcgctttgacatattcaccatttcctttctcaattttatattagtaTTTAGTGGAAGGTATACAAGTACATCTGTATATTTGTCCCGTTTTTAACTATCATCTTTTGGACATTATTGTTTGTTGAActttatgtacaaataaaatattctgtGTGTGTTTAAGCATAATCAAAACATACAATTTTAAGACAGCATGCATTGTTTATAGAATGCGtcaatcatgttttttttctcaaatttccTGACACCCGAACATCCAATTCTCAGTAAGTCCTTTGatgaatagttattttttttatccattaaTACAAGACAGTCAAGTCGgcttaaatataaatattttgcaaGGTTTTAAATTCGTAATAATATTTAATTACACTGTCTAATATGAAATGTAATTGTCGATCAGAATAAAAGAACTGGGTGGTCAGAAAAACACAGACAAGAGACACATATCATTGAACGACAGGAGTGAATTGATTGGTCAGAAATGGGAATCTCTTTATCAGCATGAATGGACTGCAGCTTATGAAGAACTGTGTAGTAAGGACAAGGAAGGAAAATGTCATAAAGGACCAGAAAGACATTTGATGGAAGTAATTGAGGTACATTCTGATAGCAGCATGCATATCATTTTGAGTTATTTCATATCACAGGTGTGATATGTCGCTATTtaatggtccaaggacacagttatcgtccttgaaatatagtccctagtgtgaacagtgtataacttgcatgttttatttgatacactttcccaatttattacttgatatttaatgcatgaagTATTAAgaagggggatgtaattacatgtttaaaaaaaattcggTGCTGAATcgttatgttaagtagtgatatGGTCCAGTTCAAACCCCCTGAACAcataattgtcaatattttgagttagagctggtagtcTAGAAGTTTCTAcagttttgatattatttgtctcaccagtagtacactacactgtaaaaatcttgtTCTCAGACCTAATGTCCCATGCGTCTTGTCTCGTTATGTGTCAATCATACATAGCTATGTTTCAATCATGTTTCGGTATTTGTCAATCATGTTTCGGTATTTGTCAATCATGTTTCGTCATGTGTCAATCATGTTTCGGTATGCGTAAATCATGTATCGTTATTTGTTAATCAGTCATCGTTGTGTTAATCATGTATCTTTATTTTGTCGGTGCCGATTCGGTCAGAGTagatttgtttgtattgtattatttagTAATCAAGTATTCACAAAGGACATTATAACGTAAATACAATAGCTaactaacaaagaaaaaaatagctATATAGCTTTACACAGTATATAAATGTTCACTGACAAGAAGTCGACAACACTTGAAGGCAAGCATTACATAACCGCCATAGGTCATGATGGGTTAAGCAGAAACAACAAAAtgcttttatcattttatttcgCTCTTAGTAATTGTAGTAATATTAACACGTTTATTAATATATTTGTGATTTATTTTGGCATTTAAAATTTTTGCGACCGATTTTTAACCAAACTtataattaaattgagaatggaaacgggaaatgtttcaaagagacagtAGCTCgataaaagacaaataaacacaCAAAGGCCAAAAATAGATCCTCAATACAgaaagaaaatcccgcacccagaagcgggcttcagatggcccttaaaaaatgtgtactatttcGGTGCAAATGAACGTCACACTGAACTCgatacatataaatgaaccaaaaattaaaaagaaaatataaaactaacaaaagtcagaggttcctgacttgggcaCACAAATGTGTCGGGTTAATCATGTTTTGTAAGAGCTCAACCCTTACCcgatacctctagccaatgtagaataaactaACACACAGCAAGACACAAAGTAAAACTCTGTTTAAAGAAGTCCGAATCCGATACAGAAGAAACCAAGCTTAAGTAAAATGACAATGACCACAATAATGTTTATGTAATAAATACAGCATTAACCAATTAAACAGAATGGAATATGACAAAATTTACAGTCACGAGCCATCTACAAGCATATGTGCCAAAATATATTGAACCTtagtaaaatctgtatttgtCATGGTTTTTAGACATAAAATTATTATGAGTTTTGCGTGTGATTGAATAAGCCTGTATCCATGTATCCCGTGTATCATTTCTTTAGTAAAATTAGAGAAGTCCCAAATGGTCCCCGCTTATGTAAAGCAACGAATGCCTTATGTCATCGGTATCATTACCTCTTCATTTCAGTGGTGTTACGATAAATGTTCAGAACTTGCCAGAGATCAGACAGAAAAAATACAGCCATTGTTGTCGGACATCACTCATCATTTGTATCTCCAACCATCTTCAAATAACGTAAGTACAAATTATACCAATATCTTCacatactagtacatgtatattgtaataCGTatacctgcatacggagtatatatctcccagttgatacgatattccagggctttgTATTTCATATCcagatttccttgatagagggttgctgctctgACACAAGGAAGCTACTAAACAAAGAGTGCCAAGTGGTGAAGTTTTAcagacgcaatcacgagttggttgaccattatggtaTATCCGTTTCACGGATGACTACGAATATATTGTTCCCAATGTCGTGACTACAATCAATTCgtgtgttcgtgttgctcatgcagtcttattttttatgttgtgttttgtgttctattGTCTGTCTCttcgtcttttttcttttttagccatgttgttGTCTGTATATATTTGATACATGAGTTTCTGGTATCTTTTggccctttttttttacattatcaccattattattattattatcattacatCTTCCGGAACCCTGAGATAACTCAAAGTTTTCTGTACATTTTGTGTCGCCAAGTAAttaatgttctatgttgtgtggACTGGCTTTTTGTCTATTTCGTCGTCTTTCTTTATTTGCCATGAGGTTGTCAGTTTCTCgtcgacttttgagtttgaaataCTTGTTTTCAGTGTTTATGATTATAACAATAGAAATACTGTTTACACTAAAACTACTATACTTAGCATTGAAATAGTTATGTTATGGTTATATGTTTTgacttgttttaatatattttgaattgCATTTAAGAAAATTACTACTATCGTATAAATACACTTCATAGTAGTCAGTTTTGGTCGtcgaagaaagaaaaaaaacttgctttacgtcactggttagtcttgtgtggacgaaacgcgcgtctgatgtaTTAAAtcttaaacctggtaccttttgtaagctattattcgtgtgtttctctgtcctatatgctctcccatttatttgtattgtagtcctgtcatgtaatgttgtcattttaatgttatattttacattgctATAAAAGCGGTAGGTTTAGCATGCCACAAAGCCagtttcaacccaccattttgttcttaaaatgtcctgtaccaagtcaggaaaatggtcattgttataataaattcctttctgtgtctgttacattttaatgttgtgtttcttttgtgtagtagttctcctcttatatttgatgcgtttccctcagcattagtttgtaacccggatttgttttttcttttaatcgatttatgaatttccaacagcggtatactactgttgcctttatttatgaaaaGGTATTCATCCCCATATAATTAAAATGTTGATAATAAATACTAGTGGTTAAAacacatatttagaaataaatatcGTTATTTAAAAAAGCAATTACATCGTATATTTCTGCACCACTGCATGCAGAGAAAAGATGACAAGGTATGTAAACACACCATacaatttatttatcaaatatttaaaaagcttAACTACTACGCATACATTTTATATCTTGTATACCAAAAATATTACAGGTTCAGTACGTATTTCATGTCTGAAAATAATCAACCTTAAAGTactaacagttttttttaaatattaggcATAACTTTTACTATTTAAATTGCATATCTTACCCGGATGCAGACTAGCATTTCGACAGTCCCGTTTGACAGTACTTCACGGTATACACTGATGTAATACGATTCAGAATTGTGTCTTGCTGTGAACACATGCATGTGCCAGTTATGATTGAAATATCAGCACAATGACAAAAATCTTTACAGTCATTTATAATGGAAAAAAATAGAACCTTTTCATAACGAtattttttttaggcacaatcatattTTCATATAAAGTTTGAAAATGTTGTAAACTATgtctttatatatttaaaaatatctagAAATTGTATACATTCTGTTCTTCATAGACCACAGAAACTAATGAATGCGTGTCCAGTACCTTAGAAAACTTGGCTCGGCATATACGACGGTGTCAGTATGACACAGACATAGTGGAAAATATTAAACAggtatgtggttcataagtgtttctcgtttctcgttttttatatagcttagaccgttgggtttcccgtttgaatggtttttcactttttggggccctttattgaatgctgttcggtatgagccgaGGCTCGATCCGTattgaagatcgtactttgacctataatgggttacttttataaattgtgacttggatggagagggttgtctcattggcactcatactgcatctccttatatctatttATTAACAATTTTTGGATAACTCTCAGATATCACTACAAATAAAAGTAATGAGCTTTTATTATATGCTGCATGTACGCATTTCAGTACTACATTTAGGTATAGAATCGGTATTGTATAGTAAAATGTACTTGTATTTCtagtttaaatgtatatattgtatatatttataggtTATACATATGTGACTTTAAACAAAATACGGAAATATCACACCACATGTGAAGGACGTTTGATTTACAAAAAgcacaaaacaaattaaatggaaaaaataattcTTCCTTCGAAGTATTGTTTGCCTTAACGTCCTTATAAAACAATAGAACTAGTTCGTAAAGAAGAATTATAAAACATCTATAGAAGCTATGTTATATATACTGAAGAGCGGATGTGCGTTCATTAGAAGGAAATCAAAATCAAGACTGCATTTTATACGTATACATATAAAATGTACATATCCTTTAATGCAATGATAAATTTCATATGCGCACACAAAGCATATTAATATTATTTTCtattacatacttttgatttctACATAAAGAAATACATATTTTGGTCCATATTGTAATCGATCAAgcaaaacattttctttattcAGAACAATAAAAATGAAACGATATCGGACAGAGATGTATCGAACTTTGCCCCATGGTTATTTTTTGTGTAGTTTcgtttgtattttcatttttcatttttatagaaTTTAGTCGTGGTTGTATCACTTGTTTGTTTAACAGGACAACATTTTGACTTTTTGCGCCCCTTTGTATCGTAATTTTTTCTTTTCGTGGACATGATTTTGACGATTGGTTttccaaatatatatttaattccaCATGGATTGACTTATTAAGTTGAAGGTTGAGTATATTGAAAACTTGTCCATCTTCCTCTTCGTATGAATAAAATGTGATGTGAAAGAAAAGttataaactaatcatagatatcaggatagCAATTGTGCAGCCAGACTCGTGTTACGTCTTCAAAAGACTGGCAAGTGACGCGTGGATCAAAAGGATCAAAATGATAGATACAAAGAACACTGCTGAATAGCATATAGGACACAAAATACCTACGGAGAAAGCAACCTAATTAGAGAAAGAAAACAGCATCTTGGAATCATTTTCTAGTCTAAACGAAATACAGGATGCTAAGCTTAAAATAGTTCCAAATCGATATATATCAATACATTACATCCAAAACAATACACATATCTGTCATCAGCATCCGAATCTTCAAATAACgtttaaaaaaattcaataagATATGAAATATGACAAGAAATGATGAATTTCCGTACGATAGGCAGATTTAAACAAGGCGGGATTAAACTACATGCAGTTAGTGTTAAATCTCTGTTAACAGACGATCATTAAGTTGACTAAACGTGCATATGTTAACGAGAATACACAACAAAAATAGCACATGGAAAGCTTGAATAATGCATTTTTCAGTTATGTTgtcaaagaaaaatatattgctTGATATTTTGCCTCCTGTTGAATGTGATCGTTTAATAGATTGTACTGGAATCTTTACATTTTACCTTGATTGCAGTATTATTTGGGTTGTTGAAATGCTATCTTACTGTCGGTTTTGTTACATCTGCAGTTTTTGTCACAACACAGATAACATCATATCCctattttgttaaatttgcacgTACAAAGATGACAAGAAAGATGATTATTATTATATGAAACTTAATAAAGATTGATGCTATACTGCTAATGATAAAAACACaagctttttatatattttagaaatgCACAGACGAATACAAATTACTACACAAAGAAGTTTTGAAAACAGAATTGAAGTTTGTTACAAATTGCTGTGAGCTTTGCTGGCTGATGAGATTATCCGATCCTCCATTGGTTATAGAATATAAGAATTTGGAAGGAACTTCATTTGATGCatcaaaatttactaaatataaCTTTGTTGGAAATAAAGTCGAACTAATAGTATGGCCTGCGTTACTCGTGCACGAAAAAGGAACTTATGTGAAAAAAGGCATCGCCAGAACGTATAATGAAGTGGAAGATAGTATTTATGACCTTCCCCCTAAAATTCCAGCTGCCTTGCTCAACGGAAAAACTCAAATTGTCAAAAATTCTGATCATACAGAAGTTCCTCTGACTGACGTGAACAAAATACATTCAACGAAACCATTACCAACACCAAAAATAAATGACTACATGacaatgaaaaatacagaatGGCTAAGCTCAAGTAATCCCTTTCCTAGAGAGGAAGCATCAGCACCTAGCTGGGTACATTTTAATGAAAGAAAGAACCCTTTCGATACACAGGATAGGCCAAATGATCGCCGCCCTGACGAACCGAAACAAGATTTATTTTCCAATCTCTCTAGAAGTGCAGAATATAACGGGTCAGTTGATGACCATTTAAATCTTCGAACAAAGTCTCCAAATAAAAAACATAAGCTGAAACCTCCAAAGGATGGACATTTTGTTTCTTATCTGAATACCAGTAGTACATTGTGACATACAAATATAATGCATTTGTTTGCTTATGTATCTGCTACATTCGATGTAACTGCTTAACGATACTTAGActaaatttgtaatatttatttatttattatttcaaagtgCAACCAATATACGACCCCATTCTTCACCACAAGAATATGAACCTTTATATAAACTCAGTTTATATGGACGAGATATGAAAgtgattgtgttttttttatctggtcttcaaatatttctgacaaaaagTTTACAAAACAGAAACAGTTTCATTATTTATAGtaaaaagaacaaaatgcataatTAATATTTGCTTTAAATTATGTCCTTTCCATAAGAACTGATCTCTGAGATTATGATTTCCTCGGGGGACTGATTACACTGGATCGACCCAGTGCTAtaaaaataagaacaattaatacattatatatttcatGCATCCGCGTGTTTTTCTGGGTTAGCCTTCACCACGAATGCTTGAAGTCGAATATTTAAGCCAATGAAGTACACGCTGTATAAGAACCGACACAGATGAAGAGCTCTATGAACAAACAGGGCATACAAGTAATAACAACatccatctaaggtcaactttctCTGAGGTAGTTACCACTCAATTTTTAATAATCGATTAATATAAACGAaaaattttagaaatgtttgtgAAAACTCATGTCGGTTAGAATTGTCTGCGGAAATGATCATACCCTTTGGGACTGATAGGTCACCAGCAGCGATATAAAACGATAgaaatattcactttttattaatgtacaaaaaaagaatACTATTTGTCAAGATTTCACGGAAACTACACAAATGACCACATTCTGATGAGAAATATTTCTTAATCTATAAATTATAATCGGCCTCTCTAAGTTATAGTATCTGCATCTTCATAGAGTGTAACAATCTAACTGTTGTAGCACATATTGGTCTTTTTCTTAATTGAAATCCAACTTTATGCGAATAGTTTGTAATTAACTACTCCATATATTTGTTTCCATTATTCATCTATATATCTGCTGGTAAATATGTAGAACTAAGAGGTACAATGGGGATACTGAAGTGTGATGTTAGCGCTGACGTGCGATGGTCTGccgttatattttataatattgacGTAGTCCGAGACAAGAGCATGGTATAGCACAAATCATTAGATATCCCCCCGGCCCAGTAAAGACATACGAGGATCTATCTTATTCCGTGCTTTTATTCACAGCAGCCGAATACATTAGTTATTTATTACTTGTTGTTATAACTAGGCAAGAGGCATTTGAATTTCTGATAGCTTCCTTGTTTTCAGTATTTAGCTTAAAATTAGTACTGATTTGATCGGACAGTACTATATTCAAATCAGTGCTACAACAAGATAGCATCACAATTCTACTATCTCACTCaggataataaaacaaaaacccacTTTAACTAGCGTCCTACTATCGCAATCTGTATAACCGTCGCACTTCGGACTATTATCTTGGTTCAGAGTCATACAGAAGGAAATTTAAAAATGCGGGTaaccaaaaatacaaaaaaacatattGGCAAATCCTAAAAATGAgaaattgtttttacattatCAGGATTTTCAAATTAGTTGGAAAATGcaattcatattttcattatttatacgAATTCAATATCAGTCATTTTTGAGCGTTGTTAGAGTGTATACTCTGAATTCATTATTTGTTTCCACAACATATATCACGGGGAATAAGgtcaaaatgaatattaaaatgcCAAATTGATACCAGGTGAGCCTATATTTATTTACACGTATTTGTAGGTAAATTGGCACTGGAAAGATGATAGACATGTGATTAAAAATACATATAGCAAACATCTCTGTTAATGAGAGAAGTAAcccattatatattttaattcatcattttagaaatattcagcagatatatgattaaaaaaatagacaaatgcATCAGCGGCTGAAAAggtattatgaaataaaatatcgaactccaaggtaaattaaaaa contains:
- the LOC139485650 gene encoding uncharacterized protein; the encoded protein is MCNKHADWFIYKMTDFDDSHIYETVSHKKMTKKEKKEKKKQDESLIRKLRQQCDELEVQLSLKKDILEKTDKKNSKLFDENKKLKYDINILELDKDEVIARIKELGGQKNTDKRHISLNDRSELIGQKWESLYQHEWTAAYEELCSKDKEGKCHKGPERHLMEVIEWCYDKCSELARDQTEKIQPLLSDITHHLYLQPSSNNTTETNECVSSTLENLARHIRRCQYDTDIVENIKQKCTDEYKLLHKEVLKTELKFVTNCCELCWLMRLSDPPLVIEYKNLEGTSFDASKFTKYNFVGNKVELIVWPALLVHEKGTYVKKGIARTYNEVEDSIYDLPPKIPAALLNGKTQIVKNSDHTEVPLTDVNKIHSTKPLPTPKINDYMTMKNTEWLSSSNPFPREEASAPSWVHFNERKNPFDTQDRPNDRRPDEPKQDLFSNLSRSAEYNGSVDDHLNLRTKSPNKKHKLKPPKDGHFVSYLNTSSTL